The following are from one region of the Colias croceus chromosome 4, ilColCroc2.1 genome:
- the LOC123691173 gene encoding TOX high mobility group box family member 3-like isoform X2, producing the protein MNERTETIDASLSNTRSAKAGLYAMSDQTFHTPSFGDEEFDIPLIHGQHANNGGAQNSHIQYTQMHHAAPQVGMMNPAQDGLAPPGGAPSYQQPLYLQEPHTPVTTHSGAVAPSGNYMIQQQPGGQQQLLMLQPTQVMSGPPTPSTPTQQAPVYGSPQRASPPGTTSDDSDDSVPSQHSQLPGDAESLLPIHYCSASRQQQTALHQMNMTMGVKRSSPEPMDNGINRGQMQKKPKVQKKKKKRDPNEPQKPVSAYALFFRDTQAAIKGQNPNASFGEVSKIVASMWDGLDSEHKSVYKQKTEVAKKEYLKALAAYRASLVSKGSEQDNQVMFNHNNTNTNYGNYYQGQGYGNGHSPQGFVPNATPQGYSPQNYPGGQPQTTYAGQQPQGYPNNPQQSPQNYQGNIGHPGQSYQGVPGQPPQNYQVNPAASPQNCQPNMTQQSPRNYQPTQSPPNYAANAGLSPPNYRQVQSQSPPMANVHAAMQYHHSQQMQQAHQVQQYQQQPQQNHQQTQQQQNQNPQQHQQQQQQLHQQQQQQHHQQQQQQQLHQQQSPQQQQAQNQAIKSEPHTNNNNAASGIPQQSTEQSETNTTTSCVRQGCTNPAIANSEWENEYCSNECVVSHCRDVFSSWVASNTNNQMQNFSAVK; encoded by the exons ATGAATGAA cgGACTGAAACTATCGACGCCTCATTATCAAATACCCGCAGCGCCAAAGCTGGTCTGTACGCCATGAGTGACCAA ACATTTCACACACCATCCTTTGGCGATGAAGAGTTTGATATACCACTGATACATGGACAACACGCAAATAATGGAGGTGCACAGAATTCCCACATACAGTATACACAAATGCACCATGCTGCACCTCAG GTTGGTATGATGAATCCTGCTCAAGATGGTCTAGCTCCGCCGGGCGGTGCACCGTCTTATCAACAACCATTATATTTGCAAGAACCGCACACGCCTGTAACAACTCACAG TGGTGCTGTAGCGCCTTCCGGGAATTATATGATTCAGCAGCAGCCAGGAGGTCAACAACAGCTATTAATGTTGCAACCAACCCAAGTAATGAGTGGCCCACCAACCCCTAGCACACCCACGCAGCAGGCTCCAGTATATGGTTCCCCTCAAAGAGCCTCTCCACCTGGCACCACTAGTGATGACTCTGATGACAGTGTACCATCACAACATTCTCAG TTGCCTGGTGATGCGGAAAGCCTTCTGCCTATACATTATTGCTCAGCGAGCCGGCAGCAACAAACTGCGCTTCATCAG ATGAATATGACAATGGGAGTAAAAAGGTCTTCACCTGAACCTATGGATAATGGAATCAATCGTGGCCAAATGCAGAAAAAGCCAAAagtacaaaagaaaaaaaagaaacggGATCCAAATGAACCACAGAA GCCAGTTTCAGCATATGCCTTATTTTTTCGCGACACACAAGCTGCTATTAAGGGTCAAAATCCAAATGCAAGCTTTGGTGAAGTTTCTAAGATTGTTGCATCAATGTGGGATGGATTAGATTCTGAACATAAAAGT GTTTACAAGCAAAAAACAGAAGTAGCCAAAAAAGAGTATTTGAAAGCTTTAGCAGCATATAGAGCCAGCCTAGTGTCAAAg gGATCAGAACAAGACAATCAAGTGAtgtttaatcataataatacaaataccAATTACGGAAATTATTATCAGGGCCAAGGATACGGTAATGGCCATTCACCTCAAGGCTTTGTACCTAATGCGACTCCTCAAGGATATTCTCCACAAAACTATCCTGGTGGGCAGCCCCAAACTACATACGCTGGACAACAACCTCAGGGCTACCCGAATAATCCTCAACAATCACCTCAAAACTATCAAGGAAACATAGGACATCCAGGCCAATCATACCAA GGTGTACCTGGGCAGCCACCTCAAAACTATCAAGTGAATCCAGCTGCGTCCCCACAAAACTGTCAACCAAACATGACTCAGCAGTCCCCTCGGAACTACCAACCTACCCAATCTCCCCCTAATTACGCAGCAAATGCGGGACTGTCCCCGCCTAACTACAGACAAGTGCAATCTCAGTCACCTCCAATGGCTAATGTGCATGCAGCTATGCAATATCATCACAGTCAGCAG ATGCAGCAAGCACATCAAGTCCAGCAGTACCAGCAACAGCCCCAACAGAACCACCAACAAACACAGCAACAACAAAATCAGAACCCACAGCAACACCAGCAACAGCAGCAACAACTACATCAGCAACAACAGCAACAACACCATCAGCAACAGCAGCAACAACAATTACATCAACAACAGTCACCGCAGCAACAGCAAGCACAGAACCAAGCAATAAAAAGTGAACCTCatacaaacaacaataatgcTGCTTCCGGTATTCCACAACAATCAACGGAG CAAAGTGAAACAAATACAACAACATCTTGTGTAAGGCAAGGCTGCACCAATCCTGCCATTGCCAACAGTGAATGGGAAAATGAATATTGCTCTAATGAATGTGTAGTCAGCCATTGCAG aGATGTCTTCAGCTCTTGGGTcgcatcaaacacgaacaacCAAATGCAAAATTTTTCTGCCGTGAAGTAA